From the genome of Variovorax sp. RA8, one region includes:
- a CDS encoding LysR family transcriptional regulator — MGVRLDDIDYFLAVAHHGKVRAAAAALDVSQPAITQGLQRLEKELGFPLFERSSRGMQLTAVATQFRERTQALRASLGDAIKEAADMHLGELGLLRVGVSPLYAQRLFVPATVALHRQRPAARLRLMLNLNDALVAALRLGDIDLSINALPGVVPPDLHALPLIDDALCLVVREHHPLLSKRRLRLQDLVDARWILPGPAVAARRNVEGRLAEAGLPPPRVTVEVSNTAGGQLNRLVAQSDLVSIMSESQLGMAIGEGLAPLPMADARFTRTIGALTRKGAALPPLAQRFLELLEETARAEAAPARRAARRGGRG; from the coding sequence ATGGGCGTTCGGCTCGACGACATCGACTATTTCCTGGCGGTGGCGCATCACGGCAAGGTGCGGGCTGCCGCGGCGGCGCTGGACGTATCGCAGCCGGCCATCACGCAGGGGCTGCAGCGGCTGGAGAAGGAGCTGGGTTTTCCGCTCTTCGAGCGCAGCAGCCGCGGGATGCAGCTGACGGCGGTGGCCACGCAGTTCCGCGAGCGCACGCAGGCGCTGCGCGCGAGCCTGGGGGATGCGATCAAGGAGGCGGCCGATATGCACCTCGGCGAGCTGGGCCTGCTGCGCGTGGGGGTTTCGCCGCTCTATGCGCAGCGGCTGTTCGTGCCGGCGACGGTGGCGCTGCACCGGCAGCGGCCGGCCGCGCGGCTGCGGCTGATGCTGAACTTGAACGATGCGCTGGTGGCGGCGCTGCGGCTGGGGGACATCGACCTGTCGATCAACGCGCTGCCGGGCGTGGTCCCGCCGGACCTGCATGCGCTGCCGCTGATCGACGACGCGCTGTGCCTGGTGGTGCGCGAGCACCACCCGCTGCTGTCGAAGCGGCGCCTGCGGCTGCAGGACCTGGTCGATGCGCGGTGGATCCTGCCCGGGCCGGCCGTTGCAGCGCGCCGCAACGTGGAAGGCCGGCTGGCCGAGGCCGGGCTGCCGCCGCCGCGCGTGACGGTGGAAGTGAGCAACACGGCGGGCGGGCAGCTGAACCGGCTGGTGGCGCAGAGCGACCTGGTGTCGATCATGAGCGAGTCGCAGCTGGGCATGGCCATCGGCGAAGGACTGGCCCCGCTGCCGATGGCGGATGCGCGCTTCACGCGCACCATCGGCGCACTGACGCGCAAGGGCGCGGCACTGCCACCGCTGGCGCAGCGCTTCCTGGAGCTGCTCGAGGAGACGGCGCGCGCGGAGGCAGCGCCGGCGCGGCGCGCGGCGCGCAGGGGCGGGCGGGGCTAG
- a CDS encoding DUF938 domain-containing protein codes for MDSRETAPSPERNKQPILEVLARVLPPRGFVLEIGSGTGQHVAHFAKALPALTFQPSEMDVERHASIEAWVAEGNLSNVKPPLAIDVTKHPWPVSAADAVVCINVIHISSWEVTLALMAGAGRILPAGGVLVTYGPYMRGGAHTSQSNEAFDASLRARNPLWGVRDIDKVAEVAGNEGLALEEAVPMPANNSTLVWRRPNGALPGAPALIDA; via the coding sequence ATGGACTCACGCGAGACCGCCCCCTCCCCCGAGCGCAATAAGCAGCCGATCCTCGAGGTACTTGCGCGCGTATTGCCGCCACGCGGCTTCGTGCTCGAGATCGGCAGCGGCACCGGGCAGCACGTGGCGCACTTCGCCAAGGCATTGCCCGCCCTCACTTTCCAGCCCAGCGAGATGGACGTGGAGCGCCACGCTTCCATCGAGGCGTGGGTGGCCGAAGGCAACCTGTCGAACGTAAAGCCGCCCCTCGCCATCGATGTCACGAAGCATCCCTGGCCAGTATCCGCGGCCGACGCGGTCGTGTGCATCAACGTCATTCACATCTCCTCGTGGGAGGTCACCCTTGCGTTGATGGCGGGCGCCGGCAGGATCCTGCCCGCCGGTGGTGTGCTTGTGACCTACGGCCCGTACATGCGCGGCGGCGCGCATACGTCGCAGAGCAATGAAGCGTTCGACGCGAGCCTGCGCGCAAGGAATCCGCTCTGGGGCGTGCGCGACATCGACAAGGTGGCGGAAGTCGCGGGCAATGAAGGCCTTGCGCTGGAGGAGGCCGTACCAATGCCGGCAAACAACTCCACTCTGGTCTGGCGGAGACCAAACGGGGCACTCCCCGGCGCGCCGGCCCTCATCGATGCTTGA
- a CDS encoding acyl-CoA dehydrogenase family protein yields the protein MDATTTPTPRSAEAARFEGSDAARDFIVRVQAFIRDELQPLVAEHGIDYESGAPRPVLDEVWRRSREHGFYGVTLPKSLGGAGFSVHDHCLIKEAIYASGSPLAAHVLGELSGPPRVGALAKHATADQMGRFILPVARAEKAICFAITEPEAGSDAGAVQTRAVRVGDEFVLNGTKRFISGSPFCDMAVVIASTSDDPARRETTAFFVERDRPGFKVETGYKTMAGQSGTGNIVLTDCRIPAANLIGEQGKGLALALGRITVNRLLHCPAMLGLARLALQDSVAHATRRRQFGQAIGAFQAVQHMLADMATELAAARALMLSVARTLDAGGEARADASMAKLFCSETAFRIADRAVQVHGGEGIVQGSRVEFLFRMLRMYRVLTGTSEIQRNTIARELLGGDIR from the coding sequence ATGGACGCGACCACCACTCCCACCCCGCGCAGCGCCGAAGCCGCGCGCTTCGAAGGCTCCGATGCCGCCCGCGATTTCATCGTGCGCGTGCAGGCCTTCATCCGCGACGAGCTGCAGCCCCTCGTGGCCGAGCATGGCATCGACTACGAATCCGGCGCGCCCCGCCCCGTGCTCGACGAGGTCTGGCGCCGCTCGCGCGAACACGGCTTCTACGGCGTCACCCTGCCCAAGTCCCTGGGCGGCGCCGGCTTCAGCGTGCACGACCACTGCCTCATCAAGGAAGCCATCTACGCCAGCGGCTCGCCCCTCGCCGCGCACGTGCTCGGCGAACTCTCCGGCCCGCCCCGTGTCGGCGCGCTGGCAAAGCACGCCACGGCCGACCAGATGGGCCGCTTCATCCTCCCCGTGGCCCGGGCCGAGAAGGCCATCTGCTTCGCCATCACCGAGCCGGAAGCCGGCTCCGACGCCGGCGCCGTGCAGACCCGCGCCGTGCGCGTGGGCGACGAGTTCGTCCTCAACGGCACCAAGCGCTTCATCTCCGGCTCGCCCTTCTGCGACATGGCCGTCGTCATCGCCTCCACCAGCGACGACCCGGCCCGGCGCGAGACCACCGCCTTCTTCGTCGAGCGCGACCGCCCCGGCTTCAAGGTCGAGACCGGTTACAAGACCATGGCCGGCCAGTCCGGCACCGGCAACATCGTGCTCACCGACTGCCGCATTCCCGCCGCCAACCTCATCGGCGAACAGGGCAAGGGCCTCGCGCTCGCGCTCGGGCGCATCACCGTCAACCGCCTGCTGCACTGCCCCGCCATGCTCGGCCTTGCGCGCCTTGCGCTGCAGGACTCGGTCGCCCACGCCACGCGGCGGCGCCAGTTCGGCCAGGCCATCGGCGCCTTCCAGGCCGTGCAGCACATGCTGGCCGACATGGCGACCGAGCTGGCCGCTGCCCGCGCCCTCATGCTCAGCGTGGCCCGAACGCTCGATGCCGGCGGCGAGGCCCGCGCCGATGCCTCCATGGCCAAGCTCTTCTGCTCCGAGACTGCCTTCCGCATTGCCGACCGCGCCGTGCAGGTGCATGGCGGTGAGGGCATCGTCCAGGGCAGCCGCGTCGAATTCCTGTTCCGCATGCTGCGCATGTACCGCGTGCTCACCGGCACCAGCGAGATCCAGCGCAACACCATCGCCCGGGAGCTGCTGGGCGGCGACATCCGCTGA
- a CDS encoding AMP-binding protein, which produces MNLGMYTARSARFWADRPAILFRDRVVRYAELERRSNRLAHALLALGLQRGDRVAVVSPNRPEIVELECALYKLGLVKVALNARLAPAELADALANAEPVACLAGPEHRAMVEEAAAPLAGLKHRIAFTPAPAEGGWLDYEALLAQAPDAHIHVDMRPDELAVLHYTSGSTGKLKAAMQTVGNRMASLRKIVMGRMHAGKGDVLMLCGPITHASGMFIQPMLYQGAAVLLMERFQPAEILEAIEKHRVTMCFFVPAMINALLAEPTIRTRDLSSLRLVSYGAAPMSPARIREAWAAFGPVLSQGYGAGETTGGVIALGIEDHKLAIEGGRPELLSACGRPSCESDIQVLDEQGRPVEGDGIGEICVRGPDVFAGFWRAPEPTREALGDDGWLHTGDLARVDREGYIHIVDRKKEMLVSGGFNVYPTEVEAVLAQHAAVYEVCVIGVPDDHWGESVKAIVVLRDGAQADAGELMDFCRGRLADFKRPRTVEFIDHLPKNANGKLSRKDVREPYWRGRERRVN; this is translated from the coding sequence ATGAACCTCGGCATGTACACCGCGCGCAGTGCGCGCTTCTGGGCCGACCGGCCCGCCATCCTCTTCCGCGACCGCGTGGTCCGCTACGCCGAGCTGGAGCGCCGATCGAACCGCCTCGCGCACGCCCTGCTCGCGCTCGGCCTGCAGCGTGGCGACCGCGTCGCCGTCGTGTCCCCTAACCGCCCCGAAATCGTCGAGCTCGAATGCGCGCTCTACAAGCTGGGGCTGGTCAAGGTCGCGCTCAACGCGCGCCTCGCCCCCGCCGAGCTGGCCGATGCGCTCGCCAACGCCGAGCCGGTGGCCTGCCTCGCCGGCCCCGAGCACCGCGCCATGGTCGAGGAGGCCGCCGCCCCGCTCGCAGGCCTGAAGCACCGCATCGCCTTCACCCCCGCTCCCGCCGAGGGCGGCTGGCTCGACTACGAAGCCCTGCTGGCCCAGGCCCCCGACGCGCACATCCACGTCGACATGCGCCCCGACGAGCTCGCCGTGCTGCACTACACCTCCGGCTCCACCGGCAAGCTCAAGGCCGCCATGCAGACCGTCGGCAACCGCATGGCCTCGCTGCGCAAGATCGTCATGGGCCGCATGCATGCGGGCAAAGGCGACGTGCTCATGCTCTGCGGCCCCATCACCCACGCCAGCGGCATGTTCATCCAGCCCATGCTCTACCAGGGTGCCGCCGTGCTGCTCATGGAGCGCTTCCAGCCCGCCGAGATCCTCGAGGCCATCGAGAAGCACCGCGTCACCATGTGCTTCTTCGTCCCCGCGATGATCAATGCGCTCCTTGCCGAGCCCACCATCCGCACCCGCGACCTGAGCAGCCTGCGCCTGGTCTCCTACGGCGCCGCGCCCATGTCCCCCGCGCGCATCCGCGAGGCCTGGGCTGCCTTCGGCCCCGTCCTGTCGCAAGGCTACGGCGCCGGCGAGACCACCGGCGGCGTCATCGCCCTCGGCATCGAAGACCACAAGCTCGCCATCGAAGGCGGCCGCCCCGAGCTGCTCTCGGCCTGCGGACGCCCCTCCTGCGAATCCGACATCCAGGTGCTCGACGAGCAGGGCCGCCCCGTCGAGGGCGACGGCATCGGCGAGATCTGCGTGCGCGGACCCGACGTCTTCGCCGGCTTCTGGCGCGCCCCCGAGCCCACCCGCGAAGCGCTCGGCGACGACGGCTGGCTGCACACCGGCGACCTCGCCCGCGTGGACCGCGAGGGCTACATCCACATCGTCGACCGCAAGAAGGAAATGCTCGTCTCCGGCGGCTTCAACGTCTACCCCACCGAGGTCGAGGCCGTGCTCGCGCAGCATGCCGCCGTGTACGAGGTCTGCGTCATCGGCGTGCCCGACGACCATTGGGGCGAATCGGTCAAGGCCATCGTCGTGCTGCGGGACGGCGCCCAGGCCGATGCCGGCGAGCTCATGGACTTCTGCCGCGGCCGGCTCGCCGACTTCAAGCGCCCGCGCACGGTCGAATTCATCGATCACCTGCCCAAGAACGCCAACGGCAAGCTCTCACGCAAGGACGTGCGCGAGCCCTACTGGCGCGGCCGCGAGCGGCGCGTCAACTGA
- a CDS encoding HEPN domain-containing protein, whose amino-acid sequence MNYRDADDECFAIVEAHGSEVLKRAGIIMACTAWETYVEDRVLEALHARLGAGTDSFQSQFMLRQLRLALKQ is encoded by the coding sequence GTGAACTACCGAGACGCCGATGACGAGTGCTTTGCCATTGTTGAGGCGCACGGCAGTGAGGTGCTCAAGCGCGCCGGGATCATCATGGCCTGCACGGCCTGGGAGACCTACGTCGAGGATCGCGTACTTGAGGCACTCCATGCGCGGCTGGGTGCGGGCACCGATAGCTTTCAAAGTCAGTTCATGTTGAGGCAACTGCGGCTCGCCTTGAAGCAGTAG
- a CDS encoding CsbD family protein produces MNKDQVKGGLEKAKGSVKQTVGEVTGNERLQAEGAADKTAGAVQKKVGDVKEAAKTLTKKP; encoded by the coding sequence ATGAACAAGGATCAAGTCAAAGGCGGCCTCGAGAAGGCCAAGGGCAGTGTGAAGCAGACCGTCGGCGAGGTGACGGGCAATGAGAGGCTGCAGGCCGAAGGCGCTGCCGACAAGACGGCCGGTGCTGTGCAGAAGAAGGTCGGCGACGTGAAGGAAGCGGCCAAGACCCTCACGAAGAAGCCCTGA
- a CDS encoding MarR family winged helix-turn-helix transcriptional regulator, with amino-acid sequence MSKNEQSAKGRLEALSEFRYRLRSFLRFSEDAARDAGITVLQYQLLLHTQGFAGREWASVSEIAERLQAQPHGVVALVSRCEEAGLVRRQHSTVDRRLVEVHLLPKGRKVLAKLARQHALELAHLAEAVRLASEIEDELDES; translated from the coding sequence ATGTCCAAGAACGAGCAGAGCGCGAAGGGGCGCCTGGAGGCGCTGTCCGAATTCAGGTACCGGCTGCGCAGCTTCCTGCGATTCAGCGAGGACGCGGCGCGCGACGCCGGCATTACCGTGCTGCAGTACCAGCTGCTGCTGCACACGCAGGGCTTCGCGGGTCGCGAATGGGCGTCGGTCAGCGAGATTGCCGAGCGCTTGCAGGCGCAGCCGCATGGCGTGGTGGCGCTGGTGTCGCGCTGCGAGGAGGCGGGCCTGGTCAGGCGCCAGCACAGCACGGTCGACCGGCGACTGGTCGAGGTGCACCTGCTGCCCAAGGGGCGCAAGGTTCTCGCGAAACTCGCGCGGCAGCATGCGCTGGAGCTGGCGCACCTTGCCGAGGCGGTTCGGCTCGCGAGCGAGATCGAAGACGAGCTCGACGAAAGTTAG
- a CDS encoding methyltransferase, which translates to MQNAPNPALALRRLIDGYQLSQALHVAATLGIADLLADGERSSGELAASTGTHAPTLYRVLRALASVEILHEGESQRFTLAPLGQPLRSDAEGSMAAWAAFVGAPAYWQAWSGLLHSVRTGENAFVHMHGQDVWSHRAAHPQDGALFDHAMAALSKRAGAAVLAAYDFSGLHTIVDVGGGNGALLAAVLAAHPHLQGTLLDLPQVVARAQERLAEAGVDDRCRVVGGSFFEQVPAGADAYLLRSVIHDWDDAEAVRILATVAKGLAPHSRVLLVERVIAPPNEGRDAKFSDLNMLVSPGGRERTQAEFEAVLEAAGLRLGRVVDAGAFSVLEAEAAAP; encoded by the coding sequence ATGCAGAACGCTCCGAATCCGGCCCTCGCCCTGCGGCGGCTGATCGACGGCTACCAGTTGTCCCAGGCGCTGCACGTTGCAGCGACGCTCGGCATTGCCGATCTTCTGGCCGATGGCGAGCGCAGTTCAGGCGAGCTTGCGGCCTCCACGGGCACGCACGCGCCGACGCTCTACCGCGTTCTGCGCGCGCTGGCGAGCGTGGAGATCCTGCACGAAGGCGAGTCGCAGCGCTTCACGCTCGCGCCGCTGGGCCAGCCGCTGCGCTCGGATGCGGAAGGCTCGATGGCCGCCTGGGCCGCCTTCGTCGGCGCGCCCGCATACTGGCAGGCCTGGAGCGGGCTGCTGCACAGCGTGCGCACCGGGGAAAACGCCTTCGTCCATATGCACGGCCAGGATGTCTGGAGCCACCGCGCAGCGCATCCGCAGGACGGCGCACTGTTCGACCACGCGATGGCAGCACTGTCGAAGCGGGCCGGCGCGGCGGTTCTCGCGGCCTACGACTTCTCGGGGCTGCACACCATCGTGGATGTGGGGGGTGGCAACGGCGCGCTGCTGGCCGCGGTGCTGGCCGCCCATCCTCATCTGCAGGGAACCTTGCTGGATCTGCCGCAGGTGGTCGCGCGGGCACAGGAGCGGCTGGCCGAGGCCGGCGTCGACGACCGCTGCCGCGTCGTCGGCGGCAGCTTCTTCGAGCAGGTGCCGGCGGGGGCCGATGCCTACCTGCTGCGCTCCGTCATCCACGATTGGGACGATGCAGAGGCGGTGCGCATCCTCGCGACAGTCGCAAAGGGACTGGCGCCGCACAGCCGGGTGCTGCTGGTGGAGCGCGTGATCGCGCCGCCGAACGAGGGGCGCGATGCCAAGTTCTCCGATCTCAACATGCTGGTGTCGCCGGGCGGGCGCGAGCGCACGCAGGCGGAGTTCGAAGCCGTGCTCGAGGCCGCAGGGCTGAGGCTCGGCCGGGTTGTCGACGCGGGCGCCTTCTCGGTGCTCGAAGCCGAGGCGGCGGCGCCCTGA
- a CDS encoding NUDIX hydrolase, with protein MRLDDTLRASIAERLRRFELQALHAPGSRRAAVALAIIEEGFGAALPGIPAPAAWSGQAAVLLTRRPSHMRNHASQWALPGGSIDGDETPEQAALRELHEEVGLQLGEATVLGRLDDFVTRSGFAITPIVVWAGAARELVPSEAEVASIHRIPVAEFMRADAPLLDAIDDSVHPVLRMPVGDTWIAAPTAAFLYQFRELCIAGRVTRVAHFEQPLFARK; from the coding sequence ATGCGGCTCGATGACACCCTGCGCGCCTCGATCGCCGAACGCCTCCGCCGCTTCGAGCTCCAGGCGCTCCACGCACCCGGCTCGCGGCGCGCGGCCGTCGCGCTGGCGATCATCGAGGAAGGCTTCGGCGCCGCGCTGCCCGGCATCCCCGCGCCAGCCGCGTGGAGCGGCCAGGCCGCCGTGCTCCTCACCCGGCGCCCCTCGCACATGCGCAACCATGCGAGCCAGTGGGCGCTGCCCGGCGGAAGCATCGACGGCGACGAAACGCCGGAACAGGCGGCACTGCGCGAGCTGCATGAAGAAGTCGGCCTGCAGCTCGGCGAGGCAACGGTCCTCGGCCGTCTCGACGACTTCGTGACACGCTCCGGCTTCGCCATCACGCCGATCGTCGTCTGGGCCGGTGCCGCGCGCGAGCTGGTGCCGAGCGAAGCCGAGGTCGCGAGCATCCACCGCATCCCCGTCGCCGAGTTCATGCGCGCGGATGCGCCGCTGCTCGACGCCATCGACGACAGCGTGCATCCGGTGCTGCGCATGCCGGTGGGCGACACCTGGATCGCGGCGCCCACCGCAGCCTTCCTCTACCAGTTCCGCGAGCTGTGCATTGCCGGGCGCGTCACGCGCGTCGCGCATTTCGAGCAGCCCTTGTTCGCGCGCAAGTAG
- a CDS encoding tripartite tricarboxylate transporter permease gives MELLDNLALGFSHAVSLQNLVYAFVGCLLGTLIGVLPGIGPVPTIAMLLPVTYALPPVAALIMLAGIYYGSQYGGSTTAILVNLPGESSSVVTVIDGHQMAKRGRAGAALATAGLGSFFAGSVATLVLAAFAPPLTELAFKFGPAEYFSLMVLGLIGAVVLASGSLLKAICMIILGLLLGLVGTDVNSGVARYSFDIPELTDGISFIAIAMGVFGYGEIIANLSKPDEEREIYTAEVHGLWPTREDFKNIVPAALRGTALGCSLGILPGGGSLLSAFASYTLEKKLRLKPGEIPFGQGNIRGVAGPESANNAGAQTSFIPLLTLGIPGNPVMALMVGAMTIHNIQPGPQVMTSNPELFWGLIASMWIGNLMLVVLNLPLIGIWIKFLSIPYKWLFPAIVLFCAIGVYSTNNNTFDVWMVGLFGIVGYAFHKLGCEPAPLLLGLILGPMMEENLRRALLLSRGSWEVLVTRPISAGLLIAAGLMLVIVLMPAVKSKREEAFVEEG, from the coding sequence ATGGAGCTTCTCGACAACCTCGCGCTCGGCTTCAGCCACGCCGTCTCGCTGCAGAACCTCGTGTACGCCTTCGTCGGCTGCCTGCTGGGCACGCTGATCGGGGTGCTGCCCGGCATCGGCCCCGTGCCGACCATCGCCATGCTGCTGCCGGTCACCTACGCGCTGCCGCCGGTGGCCGCGCTCATCATGCTGGCCGGCATCTACTACGGCTCGCAGTACGGTGGCTCCACCACCGCCATCCTGGTCAACCTGCCCGGCGAGTCATCCTCCGTCGTGACGGTGATCGACGGCCACCAGATGGCCAAGCGCGGCCGAGCGGGCGCGGCACTCGCGACCGCGGGCCTGGGCTCGTTCTTCGCAGGCAGCGTCGCCACGCTGGTACTCGCGGCCTTTGCGCCGCCGCTGACCGAGCTGGCCTTCAAGTTCGGCCCGGCCGAGTATTTCTCGCTGATGGTGCTGGGCCTGATCGGTGCCGTGGTGCTGGCCTCGGGCTCGCTGCTCAAGGCCATCTGCATGATCATCCTTGGCCTGCTGCTGGGCCTGGTCGGCACCGACGTGAACTCGGGCGTGGCGCGCTACAGCTTCGACATCCCGGAGCTGACCGACGGCATCAGCTTCATCGCGATCGCGATGGGCGTGTTCGGCTACGGCGAGATCATCGCGAACCTGTCGAAGCCCGACGAGGAGCGGGAGATCTACACCGCCGAGGTGCACGGCCTCTGGCCGACCCGCGAGGACTTCAAGAACATCGTGCCTGCGGCGCTGCGCGGCACCGCGCTGGGCTGCTCTCTCGGCATCCTGCCCGGCGGCGGTTCGCTGCTGTCGGCCTTTGCTTCCTACACGCTGGAAAAGAAGCTCAGGCTCAAGCCCGGCGAAATCCCGTTCGGCCAGGGCAACATCCGCGGCGTGGCCGGTCCCGAATCGGCCAACAACGCCGGCGCGCAGACCTCCTTCATTCCGCTGCTCACCCTCGGCATTCCCGGCAACCCGGTGATGGCGCTGATGGTGGGTGCGATGACCATCCACAACATCCAGCCCGGCCCGCAGGTGATGACCAGCAACCCCGAGCTCTTCTGGGGCCTGATCGCCTCGATGTGGATCGGCAACCTGATGCTGGTGGTGCTCAACCTGCCGCTGATCGGCATCTGGATCAAGTTCCTGTCCATTCCCTACAAGTGGCTGTTCCCTGCCATCGTGCTGTTCTGCGCCATCGGCGTGTACTCGACCAACAACAACACCTTCGACGTCTGGATGGTGGGCCTGTTCGGCATCGTCGGCTATGCCTTCCACAAGCTGGGCTGCGAGCCGGCGCCGCTGCTGCTGGGGCTGATCCTCGGGCCGATGATGGAAGAGAACCTGAGGCGTGCGCTCCTGCTGTCGCGCGGCTCGTGGGAGGTGCTGGTGACACGGCCCATCTCGGCCGGCCTGCTGATCGCCGCGGGGCTGATGCTGGTGATCGTGCTGATGCCGGCGGTCAAGTCCAAGCGCGAGGAGGCCTTCGTCGAGGAAGGCTGA
- a CDS encoding tripartite tricarboxylate transporter TctB family protein, translating into MKIRSQRDFFSGLMFAVVGAAFAIGATNYSIGTGARMGPGYFPLMLGVLLAILGLGVILGSMTIETADGEPVGRIAWKPLVLIIGANLVFGILLGGLPSIGLPALGLIAAIYALVVVASLAGSSFRMKSALILGTVLAIGSYLTFILGLSLQFQVWPTFITG; encoded by the coding sequence ATGAAAATCAGGAGTCAACGAGACTTCTTCTCAGGCTTGATGTTCGCTGTCGTCGGCGCCGCGTTCGCGATCGGCGCCACCAACTACAGCATCGGCACCGGCGCCCGCATGGGTCCCGGGTACTTTCCGCTCATGCTGGGCGTGCTGCTGGCCATCCTGGGACTGGGCGTGATCCTCGGCTCGATGACCATCGAGACCGCGGACGGCGAGCCCGTCGGCCGCATCGCCTGGAAGCCGCTGGTGCTCATCATTGGCGCCAACCTCGTCTTCGGCATCCTGCTGGGCGGCCTGCCCAGCATCGGCCTGCCGGCGCTGGGCCTGATCGCCGCCATCTATGCGCTGGTCGTGGTCGCAAGCCTCGCGGGCTCCAGCTTCCGCATGAAGTCGGCGCTGATCCTGGGCACCGTGCTGGCCATCGGCAGCTACTTGACCTTCATCCTCGGCCTGAGCCTGCAGTTCCAGGTCTGGCCCACCTTCATCACCGGCTGA
- a CDS encoding Bug family tripartite tricarboxylate transporter substrate binding protein produces MNTTRRVLVLAAAAATALATTAGAHAQDYPSRPIKWIVPYLAGTAPDTTVRITGDAMSKILGQPVVIENRGGVAGNIGAQLAAKAPADGYTWVYSGSPMATNMRMYRKPGFDVMKDFIHVGRITQSDSVIVVNPDSGITSVKQLVEHLRKSPGKMAYASGGVGTPSHMGAELLLAATGTKALHVPYKGASESTNAVAGKQVDFALALVAPALPHIQGGKLVPLAVLSPERNARLDKVPTLAEAGVPGISLVSFGGLALPKGAPAPVVQKVRDALAQALAAPEVREKLEANGAAVVPSTPEQFAQSLQAEIALTEKLMKVANIEAQ; encoded by the coding sequence ATGAACACCACCCGCCGAGTCCTCGTCCTCGCAGCCGCCGCAGCCACCGCGCTCGCCACCACCGCCGGCGCGCACGCGCAGGACTACCCCAGCCGCCCCATCAAGTGGATCGTGCCCTACCTCGCCGGCACGGCGCCCGACACCACCGTGCGCATCACCGGCGACGCCATGTCGAAGATCCTCGGCCAGCCCGTCGTCATCGAGAACCGCGGCGGCGTCGCCGGCAACATCGGCGCCCAGCTCGCCGCCAAGGCGCCCGCCGACGGCTACACCTGGGTCTACAGCGGCTCGCCCATGGCCACCAACATGCGCATGTACCGCAAGCCCGGCTTCGACGTGATGAAGGACTTCATCCACGTCGGCCGCATCACGCAATCCGACTCGGTCATCGTGGTCAACCCCGACTCCGGCATCACCAGCGTGAAGCAGCTCGTCGAGCACCTGCGCAAGAGCCCGGGGAAGATGGCCTACGCCTCCGGCGGCGTCGGCACGCCCTCGCACATGGGGGCCGAGCTGCTCCTGGCGGCCACCGGCACCAAGGCGCTGCATGTGCCGTACAAGGGCGCATCGGAGTCCACCAACGCCGTGGCCGGCAAGCAGGTCGACTTTGCACTCGCGCTCGTCGCGCCTGCGCTGCCGCACATCCAGGGCGGCAAACTCGTGCCGTTGGCGGTGCTCTCGCCCGAGCGCAACGCGCGGCTGGACAAGGTGCCTACGCTCGCCGAGGCTGGCGTGCCGGGCATCTCGCTCGTCTCCTTCGGCGGGCTGGCCCTGCCGAAGGGTGCGCCGGCGCCTGTGGTGCAGAAGGTGCGGGATGCGCTCGCCCAGGCGCTGGCGGCGCCCGAGGTGCGGGAGAAGCTCGAGGCCAATGGCGCGGCCGTCGTGCCGAGCACGCCGGAGCAGTTTGCGCAGAGCCTGCAGGCGGAGATTGCGCTGACCGAGAAGCTGATGAAGGTGGCGAATATCGAGGCGCAATAG